The following proteins come from a genomic window of Metarhizium brunneum chromosome 2, complete sequence:
- the aurC gene encoding FAD-dependent monooxygenase aurC codes for MEKSSFKVIIVGCSITGMTLGHCLDRAGIDYVILEKHENIFAEPGVSLGLMPNGSRILEQLGIYSGVDEIYEPIHKIYQFLPDGFGLPFCVIARQHFLQVLYAKFEDKSRIHMSKKVVEISHGKSNVSVTAADGTTYEGDLVVGADGIHSAVRSEMWRIGNSEQAGFITETEKSELSAEFACVFGVCKAVPGQGRWEHILRYNEGFCFMFFPATGTDVFFNVIYKLKQKYKYPNIPRFTQDDAFKVCESVGDFPVWKDIKFRDVWEQRTSFAIVALEEHMFTNWHHRRIVCVGDSISKMTPNMGQGANTAIETVAALTNELRTLVKANHPDKPSEYELNNMLQRFNRKQFRRLTAVHGDARYVTRLEALDGAMHWIFSRYIMGHCGDVLLGNTARIVSGGKVLDFIPLTARSGKDWPPCPWQHSFGISDMIDFCKKMSIAFLIALVAVVLSAFGAGRH; via the exons ATGGAAAAGTCTTCTTTCAAGGTGATTATTGTAGGATGCTCCATCACTGGAATGACATTGGGACATTGTCTCGATCGCGCTGGCATTGATTATGTCATTCTTGAGAAACATGAAAATATATTTGCAGAGCCCGGTGTTTCTCTTGGCCTGATGCCAAACGGCTCTCGCATCTTGGAGCAGCTAGGCATCTACTCTGGGGTGGACGAGATCTATGAACCCATTCACAAAATATACCAGTTTCTTCCTGACGG ATTCGGCTTGCCATTTTGTGTTATTGCGAGACAACATTTTCTCCAAGTGTTGTACGCAAAATTCGAGGACAAGTCCCGGATCCACATGAGCAAAAAGGTGGTCGAGATTAGCCACGGCAAATCAAATGTATCTGTCACAGCTGCAGACGGGACAACCTACGAGGGTGATCTTGTTGTCGGAGCAGATGGAATTCACAGTGCTGTACGCTCTGAAATGTGGCGGATTGGAAATTCGGAGCAGGCTGGATTCATAACGGAAACGGAGAAATCGG AATTGTCGGCAGAATTCGCATGCGTTTTTGGGGTTTGTAAAGCGGTTCCGGGCCAGGGTCGATGGGAACACATTCTGCGATACAATGAAGGCTTTTGCTTCATGTTCTTCCCCGCAACCGGTACCGACGTCTTCTTCAACGTCATCTACAAATTGAAGCAAAAGTACAAGTATCCCAACATTCCGCGCTTCACCCAAGATGATGCCTTTAAAGTTTGCGAATCGGTTGGAGATTTTCCTGTGTGGAAGGACATCAAATTCCGCGATGTGTGGGAACAAAGAACCAGCTTTGCCATAGTTGCATTGGAAGAGCACATGTTTACGAATTGGCACCACCGACGAATAGTCTGTGTTGGAGATAGCATCAGCAAG ATGACTCCCAACATGGGACAAGGCGCCAATACTGCGATTGAAACGGTGGCGGCCCTCACAAATGAGCTTCGGACCTTGGTAAAGGCCAATCATCCAGACAAGCCTTCGGAGTACGAGCTGAATAATATGCTGCAAAGATTCAATCGTAAACAGTTCAGACGCCTAACAGCGGTTCATGGAGATGCTCGCTACGTCACTCGACTCGAGGCCCTGGATGGGGCTATGCACTGGATATTCTCCCGGTATATCATGGGCCATTGCGGAGATGTGCTCTTGGGCAATACTGCGAGAATTGTGTCAGGTGGTAAAGTGTTGGACTTTATACCATTGACGGCTCGTTCTGGCAAAGACTGGCCTCCGTGTCCATGGCAACATTCCTTTGGAATCTCAGATATGATTGACTTTTGCAAGAAAATGTCGATTGCGTTCTTGATTGCTTTGGTTGCCGTTGTCCTCAGTGCTTTCGGAGCTGGTCGCCACTAA
- the FSL4 gene encoding Cytochrome P450 monooxygenase FSL4 translates to MFGALGAPSRFLVYNVAIPFLLTKYLSVGIFGSRIMTMMMWLTVLCILRVFYSIFLYPEYFSRFRHIPTPKERSWLWGNCPPHFAEPIGMTLRRINETVPNDGVIRVYDFLCQERLLLTEPKAFGEVLVQNPYVFTKTFQLKYNVSRLIGEGLACSEGEEHRRQRKHLMPAFSYRHIKELYPSIWLKAAELVSCLDKEITGPDGKPNNKVINMKDWASRVTLDIIGVTGMGCDFQSLRNPDNDLALAYSNLFLPLPKNFKYFAQIDNFISPRIISRLPSEYNDILTANSQYVRRITTGIIEKKRLQLRSQPEVKSVDIISQVLRSDDAFSNDNMVDQVMSFLAAGHETTSTSFQWVMLALSRHPHVQERLRAEIHAGLPVSCFPDQDQGSQGATTPTAAMIDALPYLKAVCSEVLRCFPPAPQTLRVSDYADGYIQGEFIPRGTNLLIAPQAVNYDPKLWGPDAGDFNPDRWMAPGQANSGGAASPYALMTFSQGPHGCIAGGFARAELAILTAAFVGSFRFKLEDPDYKIEYDQSVTISPSGGIRIYLEKCLPLDSQ, encoded by the exons ATGTTCGGAGCGCTGGGAGCACCGTCCCGGTTCCTGGTCTACAACGTGGCTATTCCGTTCCTTCTCACCAAATATCTCAGCGTGGGCATATTCGGTTCACGCATCATGACAATGATGATGTGGCTCACTGTGCTCTGTATTCTGCGCGTCTTCTACTCCATATTCCTGTACCCCGAATACTTTAGTCGCTTCCGTCATATTCCAACCCCAAAG GAACGCTCATGGCTTTGGGGAAACTGCCCTCCCCACTTCGCTGAGCCTATAGGCATGACGCTTAGAAGGATCAACGAGACGGTTCCAAATGATGGAGTGATTAGAGTTTACGACTTCCTATGCCAAGAACGCTTGTTGCTAACCGAACCCAAAGCCTTTGGGGAGGTGCTTGTGCAGAACCCCTATGTATTCACCAAGACTTTCCAGCTCAAGTACAACGTCTCCCGCCTTATTGGCGAGGGGCTCGCCTGCTCAGAGGGAGAAGAGCATCGT CGACAACGCAAGCACCTGATGCCGGCGTTTTCCTACCGCCATATCAAAGAGCTCTACCCATCTATTTGgctcaaggccgccgagcttgTGTCTTGTCTAGACAAGGAGATTACCGGGCCAGATGGCAAGCCCAACAACAAGGTGATCAACATGAAGGACTGGGCCAGCCGGGTTACGTTGGACATCATCGGCGTGACGGGAATGGGCTGCGATTTCCAGTCGCTGCGGAATCCAGACAACGACCTCGCGCTTGCGTACAGCAACCTCTTTCTACCGCTCCCCAAGAACTTCAAATACTTTGCTCAGATCGACAATTTTATTAGTCCGCGCATTATCTCGCGGTTGCCTTCCGAGTACAACGACATCCTCACAGCCAACTCGCAATATGTCCGTAGAATTACGACTGGCATCATCGAGAAGAAGCGTCTTCAACTTCGCTCGCAGCCGGAAGTCAAGAGTGTTGACATCATTTCGCAGGTGCTCCGAAGCGACGACGCCTTCAGCAACGACAACATGGTCGATCAGGTAATGAgtttcttggccgccggcCATGAGACCACGTCGACCAGTTTTCAATGGGTGATGCTCGCCCTGAGCCGCCACCCGCATGTGCAGGAGCGGCTGCGTGCCGAGATACACGCTGGCCTTCCCGTGTCCTGCTTTCCTGATCAAGACCAGGGCAGCCAAGGAGCCACAACACCAACGGCCGCCATGATCGATGCGCTACCGTACCTCAAGGCGGTATGCAGCGAGGTCTTGCGGTGCTTTCCGCCGGCACCGCAAACCCTCCGCGTCTCCGACTATGCCGACGGCTACATCCAAGGCGAGTTCATCCCCCGCGGCACCAACCTCCTCATCGCTCCGCAGGCCGTCAACTACGACCCCAAGCTCTGGGGACCAGACGCCGGCGACTTCAACCCAGATCGCTGGATGGCACCCGGGCAGGCCAATTCGGGCGGCGCCGCGAGCCCGTACGCGCTAATGACCTTCTCACAAGGCCCGCACGGCTGCATTGCCGGCGGTTTTGCACGCGCCGAGCTCGCAATATTGACCGCGGCGTTTGTCGGCTCGTTTAGGTTTAAGCTGGAAGATCCAGACTACAAAATCGAGTATGACCAGAGTGTCACCATATCGCCCAGCGGTGGTATCCGTATATACCTGGAGAAGTGCCTGCCGCTGGATAGCCAGTAG
- the RED2_1 gene encoding Dehydrogenase RED2, whose protein sequence is MSLLYSLHDSFIGKSLGTVAGSLLNPVVPGALLLFLEKAPQETIQHLLTRASLPPNHDLTLAKSILQALLAIGTLRYVNAKLTSMAANSWRLGGAPGWDWPNEIAVVTGGCSGIGLAIVQKLIAARVKVAVFDIQPLPKQLQGSPNVRFYKCDVTSAASIADAAAGVRGDFGEPTILVNNAGIAVPKSILDIEEKALKKIFAINTMSHWLTVQQFLPSMIKANKGHIVTMASVASFVGLPGHADYGSTKASALAFHEALQVELKHVYGAPNVMTTIVHPNFVATPLVEDFKGHLKSSGVTFLTPEQVAQDTVAQIFDRKGGQVVVPKSSGIASAVRGWPLWLQVIIHDFLGANAKRMNSK, encoded by the coding sequence ATGTCGCTTTTATATTCCCTGCACGACTCCTTCATCGGCAAATCCCTCGGTACTGTTGCCGGCAGCCTTCTAAACCCAGTCGTCCCCGGCGCTTTACTTCTTTTTCTCGAGAAAGCACCACAGGAGACTATCCAGCATCTCCTTACCCGGGCCTCGCTTCCGCCCAACCATGACTTGACGCTTGCCAAGTCCATCCTCCAAGCGCTCCTCGCCATTGGCACGCTGCGCTATGTGAACGCGAAGCTCACTTCCATGGCTGCGAATTCATGGCGATTAGGCGGCGCGCCGGGCTGGGACTGGCCCAACGAGATTGCTGTTGTTACTGGTGGTTGCAGCGGTATCGGTCTTGCTATTGTGCAAAAGCTCATTGCCGCACGTGTCAAAGTCGCCGTCTTTGATATCCAACCTCTGCCCAAGCAACTTCAAGGCAGCCCCAACGTTCGCTTCTACAAATGCGACGTCACGTCTGCTGCGTCGATCGCCGATGCGGCGGCTGGTGTACGTGGCGACTTTGGAGAGCCCACCATTCTGGTGAACAATGCTGGCATTGCAGTGCCAAAGTCTATTCTCGACATTGAAGAGAAGGCGCTTAAGAAGATCTttgccatcaacaccatgagTCACTGGCTCACCGTCCAGCAGTTCCTGCCCAGCATGATCAAAGCCAACAAGGGCCACATTGTCACCATGGCTAGTGTCGCATCCTTTGTAGGGCTTCCAGGTCATGCCGACTACGGATCTACCAAAGCATCTGCTCTTGCATTCCATGAAGCGCTTCAAGTCGAGCTCAAGCACGTGTACGGCGCGCCAAATGTCATGACCACTATTGTGCACCCAAACTTTGTGGCCACGCCGCTAGTGGAAGACTTTAAGGGCCATCTGAAGAGCTCGGGCGTAACGTTTCTCACACCGGAGCAGGTGGCCCAAGACACAGTGGCCCAGATCTTCGATAGGAAGGGTGGACAAGTTGTTGTTCCCAAATCTTCTGGCATCGCCTCGGCAGTTCGAGGCTGGCCATTATGGCTGCAGGTCATTATTCACGACTTTCTAGGAGCGAATGCCAAGAGGATGAATAGTAAGTAG
- the BOT5 gene encoding Acetyltransferase BOT5, translated as MATDKVFALGEFDDVVVRNSILYCMFLFNDVLDVSKLCTSLNSLLKQEGWHKIGARLRRNKQTGGLEHHIPVEFTESRPAFKLYQSQHAMGRAEHPIASQLPRMKTQPTVMMDPNKFRSLWDNPDIPTKMSHYLERDEPQLSLVIVSFDDSTVMTLVWSHTLFDFMGMGEMLRAWSLTLQDRSDNVEKPYPVQENPLTDLGRQPTELHKLHQLQLLGVSLLLISIRTLVEIFLYRQQSRIICVPARYLQTVREEALDGLSAASKGPEKPFVSEGDVLFAWWAQLNTAHLAADSSKPVNLTNALGWRPTLLPPNRPYLCNAVGFAHLLMPARDILSKPLGFVALQIRQCIVESRRREQIEAYASIWRKCFAKLPPLFGSANMHVVTCTNWTQARVFDLDFSAAIVPSRLDTTRPPTERGRPCYVQCCFHGAILSNVLIILGRDLAGNYWLSASTTRRRWGRIEAIMNTFKDGI; from the exons ATGGCGACTGACAAGGTTTTCGCTCTGGGGGAATttgacgacgtcgtcgtccgcAACTCCATCCTATACTGCATGTTTCTCTTCAACGACGTCCTCGATGTTTCCAAACTGTGCACTAGTCTGAACAGCTTGCTGAAGCAAGAGGGATGGCACAAAATTGGGGCAAGATTGAGACGCAAT AAACAGACCGGGGGTCTCGAGCATCACATCCCCGTCGAATTCACCGAAAGCCGTCCAGCTTTCAAGTTGTATCAATCCCAACATGCCATGGGTAGGGCAGAGCACCCCATTGCATCACAATTGCCACGGATGAAGACACAGCCAACCGTCATGATGGACCCAAACAAGTTCCGCAGCCTGTGGGACAACCCCGACATCCCAACAAAGATGAGCCACTATCTGGAAAGGGACGAGCCGCAGCTCAGCCTGGTGATCGTCTCATTTGACGACTCGACCGTCATGACACTGGTTTGGTCCCATACCTTGTTCGACTTCATGGGCATGGGTGAGATGCTGCGCGCGTGGTCATTGACACTGCAGGACCGGTCAGACAACGTCGAGAAGCCGTATCCCGTCCAAGAGAACCCCTTGACCGATCTGGGTCGTCAACCGACCGAGTTGCACAAACtccaccagctccagctACTGGGGGTTTCCCTGCTCCTGATTAGCATTCGAACCTTGGTGGAGATTTTCCTATACCGGCAGCAAAGCCGCATCATCTGTGTTCCGGCTCGCTATCTACAGACGGTTCGTGAGGAGGCGCTCGATGGACTATCGGCCGCTAGTAAAGGCCCCGAGAAGCCGTTTGTATCAGAAGGCGATGTCCTCTTCGCCTGGTGGGCGCAGCTGAATACCGCGCACTTGGCAGCAGATTCGAGCAAACCCGTCAACCTGACCAACGCACTCGGATGGCGCCCTACCTTGCTGCCCCCCAACAGGCCATATCTTTGTAATGCCGTTGGCTTTGCCCATTTGTTGATGCCGGCAAGGGACATTTTGAGCAAGCCACTCGGCTTTGTAGCGTTGCAAATCCGTCAATGCATCGTCGAGTCGCGCCGGCGAGAGCAGATTGAAGCATACGCATCCATATGGCGGAAATGCTTTGCTAAACTGCCTCCGCTGTTTGGTAGCGCCAACATGCACGTCGTCACTTGCACAAACTGGACCCAGGCGAGAGTGTTTGACCTTGACTTttccgccgccattgtcccATCCCGCCTTGACACGACGCGTCCCCCTACTGAGCGAGGGCGACCATGTTATGTGCAGTGCTGCTTCCACGGCGCCATTCTTTCCAACGTGCTCATTATTCTTGGCAGAGACTTGGCAGGAAACTACTGGCTTTCCGCCTCCACCACGAGACGGCGCTGGGGGAGAATAGAGGCCATCATGAATACATTCAAGGACGGCATATAG